A single Chanos chanos chromosome 8, fChaCha1.1, whole genome shotgun sequence DNA region contains:
- the LOC115819476 gene encoding odorant receptor 131-2-like, with amino-acid sequence MRNTTEFQNATSLKFSGTPAKAFLSMTPCFFFLYVNIVMLFTLRCKAIFQDTSRYILFGHLLFSDSLHLSLSILYYMFAVSKLYFVSYVCLIFVICGEIVTTISPLNLAVMALERYVAICFPLSHAEIATSSRTGIAIIIVWILGSLNAVSELLVYLIYEVPSVSMRVFCSRYTLFQLVIYININTAFIVFYFVTVGIIIVYTYIGIIMAAKSASCDSVSLKRANGTVLLHLIQLGLCLTSTLFSMINTTITWHMDPFAVIQVQYVLFLSLIIFPRCLSSLIYGLRDQAFSGLFKYYFCFGLRSTMKPTVIVN; translated from the coding sequence ATGAGGAACACAACAGAATTTCAAAATGCAACTTCTCTGAAATTCAGTGGAACACCAGCAAAAGCTTTTTTGTCCATGACACcatgttttttcttcctgtatgtgaacattgtgaTGCTGTTCACACTGAGGTGCAAGGCAATCTTTCAGGACACTTCCCGTTATATCCTCTTTGGCCACCTGTTGTTTTCTGactcactccatctctcactgagCATTCTTTACTATATGTTTGCTGTGTCTAAATTATACTTTGTTAGTTACGTCTGCCTGATTTTTGTCATATGTGGGGAGATTGTTACCACAATATCACCTCTCAACTTGGCTGTGATGGCACTAGAAAGATATGTGGCTATCTGTTTCCCTCTAAGCCACGCAGAGATTGCCACCTCCAGCAGAACTGGCATTGCCATCATTATAGTATGGATCCTGGGTTCACTAAATGCTGTTTCAGAACTGCTGGTGTATTTGATTTATGAGGTCCCCTCTGTTTCCATGAGGGTTTTTTGCTCCAGATACACCCTGTTTCAGTTGGTAATATATATTAATATCAATACAGcattcattgtgttttattttgtaactgTGGGTATCATTATAGTGTACACTTATATTGGCATAATTATGGCAGCCAAGTCTGCTTCCTGTGATAGTGTCTCATTAAAGAGAGCAAACGGCACAGTGCTATTACATCTGATCCAGTTAGGTCTCTGTCTCACATCCACACTGTTTAGCATGATTAACACAACAATCACTTGGCACATGGATCCTTTTGCTGTTATACAGGTGCAGTACGTTTTGTTTCTTAGTCTCATCATCTTCCCTAGATGTCTGAGCTCTCTAATATATGGACTCAGGGACCAAGCTTTCAGTGGCCTTTTTAAATACTATTTCTGCTTTGGTCTCAGGAGCACAATGAAGCCTACTGTCATTGTAAATTAG